Proteins from one Desulfobacterales bacterium genomic window:
- a CDS encoding ABC transporter ATP-binding protein, translated as MEHNDHPLISVQDLKVYFQGDFETARAVDGVSFEVRPKEMVCLVGESGCGKTVTALSILGLISIPPGRIAGGKILFKDNNLLDLSESDFQKIRGNHIAMVFQEPLTSLNPVFTIEDQIGEAIQIHKHIEGEPLQERCIQLLKDVGISSAAERLNDYPHQLSGGQRQRVMIAMALACDPDLIIADEPTTALDVTVQSQILQLFKSLQKKRALSVLYITHDLGVVANIAHRVYVMYAGIIVEQGKAVHIFSGAQHPYTRGLLASLPTRAKRGKRLYSIPGAVPDPAHKPLGCPFHPRCPDAIESCRTQFPELCNYGHGHLARCPVLFGRKHETG; from the coding sequence ATGGAACACAACGATCACCCTTTAATTTCCGTCCAGGATTTAAAAGTCTACTTTCAGGGAGACTTTGAGACTGCCCGTGCCGTCGACGGTGTCAGTTTTGAGGTCCGTCCGAAAGAGATGGTCTGCCTGGTGGGCGAGTCCGGCTGCGGCAAAACGGTTACCGCCCTCAGCATCCTCGGCCTTATTTCAATTCCACCCGGTCGGATTGCCGGCGGGAAAATCCTTTTCAAAGATAACAATCTCCTCGACCTAAGCGAAAGCGATTTTCAAAAAATTCGCGGCAATCATATCGCCATGGTGTTCCAGGAACCGTTGACCTCGCTAAACCCTGTTTTCACCATTGAAGATCAAATCGGTGAGGCCATTCAGATCCATAAACATATCGAAGGCGAACCGCTGCAGGAGCGCTGCATTCAGCTGCTTAAGGATGTCGGCATCTCTTCGGCCGCAGAACGTCTCAATGACTATCCCCACCAGCTCAGCGGCGGGCAGCGCCAGCGGGTGATGATTGCCATGGCCCTGGCCTGCGATCCGGACCTGATCATCGCCGATGAGCCCACAACGGCCCTGGATGTGACGGTACAGTCCCAGATTCTGCAGTTGTTTAAGTCGCTCCAAAAAAAACGCGCCCTGTCGGTTCTCTACATCACCCATGACCTCGGCGTTGTGGCAAACATCGCCCACCGCGTTTATGTCATGTATGCGGGCATCATCGTGGAGCAGGGAAAAGCCGTCCATATTTTCAGCGGGGCACAACACCCCTATACCCGGGGACTGCTGGCGTCGCTGCCCACCCGCGCAAAACGGGGCAAAAGGCTATACAGTATTCCGGGCGCCGTACCCGATCCGGCCCACAAACCCCTCGGCTGCCCATTCCATCCCCGGTGTCCCGACGCCATCGAGAGTTGCCGGACGCAATTTCCGGAGTTGTGCAATTACGGCCATGGGCATCTGGCACGCTGCCCGGTTTTATTTGGACGCAAACATGAAACAGGATAA
- a CDS encoding ATP-binding cassette domain-containing protein: MNTNHHPLLQVKGLKKYFPVRRGFLQRTSGWVKAVDGVDLEIEKGQTLGLVGESGCGKSTIARLILKLLQPDSGNILFRDQDITGLSEKEMKPVRKEMQIVFQDPYGSLNPRMAIGASIEEGLRIAGIPNGRARKDRLASLLEMVGLSPDSADRYPHEFSGGQRQRIGIARALSVEPSLILCDEPISALDVSIQAQIINLLKDLQEKLGLSYLFISHDLNVVGYLCNTVSVMYKGHIMEHAPAERLFANPRHPYTLSLLSAIPDVEPVEKKQPQSFLRENQTTAEPTAGCKFQEHCAWVDAPCKDGLIHLQEIEKGHLVRCWKEAQG; encoded by the coding sequence ATGAACACAAACCATCATCCCCTCTTGCAGGTAAAAGGACTTAAAAAATATTTTCCCGTCCGCAGGGGCTTTTTGCAGCGCACCAGCGGCTGGGTCAAGGCGGTGGACGGCGTCGACCTTGAGATCGAAAAGGGCCAAACCCTTGGACTTGTGGGTGAAAGCGGCTGCGGAAAGTCCACCATCGCCCGACTGATCCTCAAACTGCTCCAGCCTGACAGCGGGAATATTCTGTTCCGGGATCAGGATATCACCGGGTTGTCTGAGAAAGAAATGAAGCCGGTGCGAAAAGAAATGCAGATTGTTTTTCAGGACCCCTACGGTTCGCTCAATCCCCGTATGGCCATCGGCGCCTCCATTGAAGAAGGGCTTCGCATCGCCGGCATACCGAACGGCCGGGCGCGCAAGGACCGTCTGGCATCTTTGCTTGAAATGGTGGGACTTTCTCCGGATAGCGCCGACCGTTATCCCCACGAATTCAGCGGGGGACAGCGCCAGCGCATCGGCATCGCCCGTGCGCTGAGCGTCGAACCGTCTTTGATTCTCTGTGATGAACCGATCTCAGCCCTGGACGTTTCCATCCAGGCCCAGATTATCAACCTGCTGAAAGATTTACAGGAAAAGCTGGGGCTGAGCTATCTTTTTATTTCACACGACCTGAATGTCGTCGGTTATCTGTGCAATACGGTCTCCGTCATGTACAAGGGTCACATTATGGAACACGCCCCGGCTGAAAGGCTCTTTGCAAACCCCCGCCACCCCTATACCCTGTCATTGCTGTCGGCAATTCCCGATGTGGAGCCCGTTGAAAAAAAACAGCCCCAATCCTTCCTGAGGGAAAACCAAACTACGGCGGAACCAACCGCCGGCTGCAAATTTCAGGAACATTGCGCCTGGGTAGATGCACCTTGCAAGGACGGATTGATTCATTTACAGGAGATTGAAAAGGGACATCTGGTCCGATGCTGGAAGGAGGCGCAAGGATGA
- a CDS encoding ABC transporter permease has translation MKNTEQNKPARETRLEKALTPKRSRLEEFWVLFKKNRLAIAGLIIFILFFAAALAGLFLTSGQNPVFDPAQIRLQEKLRPPMAKANLDSLLPAEVPRLGIYFFGTDDLGRDVFARMLQGSWVSLTVGFVAVGISVFIGIFMGGIAGYFGQILLKMDHILISGLMVAGIAFMTSGWALTGFLFFILTAVFLLYTVRIKKIAKNRARRAGTGFFEINAFSVDTLIMRIVDIMICFPSFFLILTVVALLPASIYNIMIVIGLTSWMGATRFVRAEFLSLREQDFVAAARALGVGNLRIIFRHMMPNAIAPVLVSATIGIASAILTEAGLSFLGFGVPPPHATWGNIISDGKRFIFDAPWLTFIPGISILVVVLSFNLFGEGLRDALNPKLRERH, from the coding sequence ATGAAAAACACTGAACAAAACAAACCGGCCCGGGAAACCCGCCTGGAAAAAGCGCTGACACCGAAACGAAGCCGGTTGGAAGAATTCTGGGTGCTTTTTAAAAAGAACAGGCTTGCCATCGCCGGCCTGATTATTTTCATTCTCTTCTTTGCCGCCGCCCTGGCCGGACTATTCCTTACGTCCGGCCAGAATCCGGTTTTCGACCCCGCCCAGATTCGGCTTCAGGAAAAATTGCGACCGCCCATGGCCAAAGCCAATTTAGATTCTCTGCTGCCGGCCGAAGTACCGCGCCTGGGCATCTATTTTTTCGGCACCGATGATCTGGGCCGTGATGTTTTTGCCCGTATGCTTCAAGGTTCCTGGGTTTCCCTGACCGTCGGGTTTGTGGCTGTCGGCATATCGGTTTTCATCGGCATCTTCATGGGGGGAATTGCGGGGTATTTTGGACAGATTCTGCTGAAAATGGACCACATCCTGATAAGTGGCCTCATGGTTGCGGGAATCGCCTTCATGACTTCGGGTTGGGCCCTGACGGGTTTCCTTTTCTTTATTCTGACGGCGGTTTTCCTCCTGTATACCGTTCGGATAAAAAAAATCGCAAAGAACCGCGCCAGACGCGCCGGAACCGGTTTTTTTGAGATCAACGCCTTCAGTGTCGACACGCTGATCATGCGCATTGTCGACATCATGATCTGTTTTCCCAGTTTTTTCCTGATACTCACGGTGGTAGCGCTTCTCCCCGCCAGTATCTACAATATCATGATTGTCATCGGGCTGACCAGCTGGATGGGCGCAACCCGCTTTGTCCGGGCGGAGTTTCTTTCTTTGCGGGAGCAGGATTTTGTGGCGGCCGCAAGGGCGCTGGGGGTCGGCAACCTCCGTATCATCTTCCGGCACATGATGCCCAATGCGATTGCACCGGTCCTGGTCTCGGCCACCATTGGCATTGCCTCCGCAATTTTAACGGAAGCCGGATTGAGCTTTCTGGGCTTCGGCGTGCCCCCGCCCCATGCCACCTGGGGAAACATCATTTCGGACGGCAAGCGGTTTATCTTTGATGCCCCCTGGCTGACCTTCATTCCGGGAATTTCCATTTTGGTTGTGGTGCTTTCTTTTAACCTTTTCGGCGAGGGGTTAAGGGATGCGCTGAACCCGAAACTGAGGGAGCGCCACTGA